TCCCCCCAGGCACCCCGCTCCCCTCAGAGGCCCAGCTCATCGAGCGCTACGAAGTCAGCCGGCCCACCGTGCGCAACGCCATCGCGGCGCTACGGTCCGAAGGGCTCATCGAAGTGCGGCACGGGAAAGGCAGCTTCGTGAAGGGCGCACCGACGCCGCCGCTCACGATCGAGCGCACCGTCACGCGCAGCGGAAAGACGTTTACATCGGAACTCACCAAGTGGACCCAGGCGCACGAGCCGACCGTGTACCGGACCGAAACCACTGCCACGACCGGCCCGCTGCTCGAACTCGCCGAGGGCGGAGCGCTGTTCGGCGTCGACCGCGTCCTGATCGACCCGGCTACTGGGACCCGCGCACTGCACCGCGTGCTGATCCCGTTCGCCACCGCCGAGAACACGCCGCCCCTCGCCGACGCCCCCGACACCGCGTTGGAGGAGATCTACACCGCTCTCACCGCGGCCGGGCACAAACTCAGCTGGACCGAGACCGTACGAGCCCGCATGCCCCAGGCCGACGAGCGCAGCGTCCTCGAACTTCCCGACGCCACACCGGTCATCCACACGATACGCGTCACCCACGGCACCGACCACCGGCCCCTCATCCTCGAAGAGCTCCGCGCCAACGGCAGCCAGGCCCAACTCACGTACCGCATCACCGCCGACAGCCCCCGCACACTCCGCGCCGTCCGCAACTGACAGCCCGGCGACAGGCCGTGTCGGTCCAAACCTTCTTCACTTACTCAAGGCGCCGCGCAAGCGCGGCGCGCGCCGCAGCCCCCGGCTGCGGGCTTGCCTTTGTCTTCGCCCGGCTGCCCCCAGCCGGGCGGCGGCGCACCGAGCGCGAACGCCAACCGTCAGAGAAGGGCCGGCGGGGCCTGGGGCGGTCGGCTCCACGGCTTTAGGCAGCCACCATGGGGCGAGCCTCGAAGATCGGGGCCCACGTCGGGCTATTGCGGGCAGGTCCAGAGACTGCCCGAGTCGCGGAAAGCTTACGGGCCCCGATCTCTCGCCCCATGGCAGCTCCCGCCCAAAGCCGCTACACCGACCTCGGCTCGCTCCCGTGCCGCGTGACTCCCTCACCACCTAGGCAGCAATCCTCAGTAGTCCATGGCATCTTCTGCACCCTCTAGCCGGATGAGCCGCTGGCTTCCAAGGTCGATAACGTTTGCTTCTGCTTCCCCCAGCATCGTAGAAAGGGCAGCAACCGATGCAGCAGAAGTGGCAATTACCTGGTCGCCAGCTTCGGAGCAACGTGCAAGTCGGCGCAGGGCCGCGCGAAAGTGATCCTCGTCTAGTTCATGCTGGCGCGGCTCATCAAGCATCAGAAAACCGGGATGCGGCGTTCCCAGTTCATGCCCCAATTCGCGAATGCCATTCAGGTATGCGATCTTCGTGCGAACTACGTCACTAGCGCTTGCATCAGTGTCTAGGTTCAAACCCTCGCGTTCGGGTCGGAGGGTTTCTTCGTCAATTGTCACCATGTTGGCGCTGTAGCTGCTAAATCCAAAGTCCGCAAGCTGCTCCCGGACTACTCGTTGCAAAAGATCGCGACGGCGATTGTCTTCTTGAGGCGTGACCTGCGGAAGTTCAAACAGGTCGACCCTCGTTTCAAAGATTGAATTCGCGATTCCCTGCATCTCATCAAGCAGATCGTGGATTGCTTCTCGCGTTCTGGTGAACTCTGTCAAGCGAACCTCAGCAGTAACTCTCTTGGCGATCTCACCTGAGCTGAGTGAATCTTCCGGCCCGATTAAGTCGCGGCGAAGGGCCTTGATCTCGGTCCTGCAAGCGTCGACGGCCCTCTGGATGGCTCTATAGGAGGCGCGACTTTCTGTAGCAGCTTCCTGTGCCTGCTCTCTCATCTCTTCAAAGGTTCGAAGCTGGGATGAAAGCAACGAAATCGTGGCATCCACGTCAAGCACGGGCCCAACATTCCTTGCCTCCACATTGGCTAGCGGCTGATGACAAGTTGGGCAGTCCGAGTCCGTGAGATCTAGGATCTCGCTTGAGGCTCCCAGGCGCAGGAGTGTCTTGATGTCCTGATTCTTCAACTTTTCATCCTGCAGCGCCGTGATTCGACTCTGCAGAGTCATAAGTTGCTTCTCGTTCAGGGTGAGGTTCTGCTCCACGATCCTCGCCATGGTGGTGAGACGCGATAGCTCTTGTTCTCGCTCTCGCAAGAGTTCGCTAAGCAGGTCCTGTCCAACCTCACCAACTTGAGACTCTGGCGCCGGAGCAGCAGCCGCTTGGAGGGTACTCCGAACCTCTTCTTCGCTTCGCCACTCTTCGTCTACCAAGACTTGCAGCCTGGCTTCACTCGTTGACGTTGGCGAAGTTGGGCGGCTCCCGCCTCGAATTCGAGCGCCAGCAGGCAATTCGGGGAGCCCAATTACTCGTCCGCCGATCGCTGTCGAAGTTGCTTCCACGGCCGCGAGCTTTCTGCCCCACTCACTGCGCAGCTTCTTGATCTGATCTTCCAGTCGATACCGCCGGGCGGCAGTTTCGGGGCCCGAGAATGCCAAGAGAAACTCGGCAGCGCGCCTAGTAGGTTCGCGTAGTTGGTACTGAGTAACTGCCCGGGGGCCGGCTGACCCCCAAGAGCGTTGATCTGCATAGAGGAATGGGAAGATAATCTCAGGGTAGAGCGGGCTCTCCCCTCCCGTGTATCGCGGGATCATGGGGAGCTGCCAATCCAAGTAGTCCGCGAGGAAACGATGGAATCCCCGTGGATTCTTGGCCGAACCCGACTCTCTGACGAAGAATTCTTCCTGCCTTCCTGCGCGTTCACCATCCGTGATGGCGGGTCCTCGCCATACTCGTACGAGGTTGGGTTGGACGCGACTGTTCTTCACGGCCCTTTGCACCGTGACGATGCCGTTGCTGTTCTCCAGCTCGGCGGCGCACCAACTGGCGCTCACAGCAACCGAGCGCTCGGGGACGCCGAGCGAGAGTTGAGTGGTGAGCGCGCTCCCCAGGGAAGTCCCAGCATTTGGGCCGAACATCGCTTCAAGACCGAGCGCATATAGGATGGCCTGTAGCGTTTGAGTCTTTCCCCGGCTATTACTCGCCCGTACTACGTTCAGGCCAGTCTTGAACCGGACTGTCGCACCAGCTGGTCCTGCGGCGCTCTGCACACGGATCTTGACGGCTCGAATCTTGGTCTTCAAGGACGACTCCCCCTATATCCGTTAATTTCAAACACTGCGAGTGAGGTGGCGGGCAACGGAGGCGTCACTCAGCCGTCGGAATTGACGAAGAAAGGTCTTCTCTGCCGCCATCAATTCATCATCAGACTCTATCTGCCGCGCGAAAAGAATCCCCTGGGGAGCGAGGGTGACTCGATGGTTATTCGGCCCAGAAATCTTGACCATGCCTCGAATTAGGCCAACGTTAAGAGCGACTTGAAGGTGGGGATCCGACCTCTTCGTGATTGTGTTTGCAAGCCGATTTCCTGCCCACCAAGACAGCAGCATCTGGCCTCGTCGGCGGTTTTGTAGCGACCATGTAAAGAGGTGTAGGTTCTCGATAGAAGCGCTCTGCTTGTTGAACACATTGAGGACGAGAGCGATCTGCGCCAGCTTGTACGTAACCCGCGCGTCGGCCGGTATGGGATGAGGCTGACTACGAAACGCGACTCGCGCCTCTTCGACTTCTTCAGTCTCCAGTGGTTCATCTTCGCCAGTCACTTTGACTCCCTCATGATGCTCTCTCATCGTAAAAGTCGAGAGGACATCTCATCAGCCAGTCTGCGACTTGGCCATGAGCCAGCGTTCGAGACTCACTCGACGAGGAATCCGGGGCGCAGAAACGCACGCGCCTTTCTGTTTCCTCAAGAACCTTTTTGAGCTGAGATGCCGCTTGCCCCTCGTCAAGAATGAATTCCATCACGAGTCGATGTTCGAGGTCATCTAGCTGTGATTCCAAGAGGGAATGGATCTCGGTGTAGTGGTCCTTAATGTAAGCGCGGAATTCCTGACTGTTGAGATAGGCCGTGAGGAGGCGCTGCACGTAGTCGTTTCGACGCGATTCATTCTGAAGGATTGTGACTTTAGCGAGCTTCTCATGCATCGTGGCGACCTGTGAGCTGTCGACAGCGCCGTAGTTCGGCTCAGCTAGTGGTGGCAGGTGCATCCTTGCAAGGTAGGCGTTCACCACCTTCTTGTAGCTATACTCGTAATCCTCCATGGTCTGACAGATAACATGGATATCGGGATCGGCGTATTCTAGGGCAGCAATGCGCACTCTATCCGTCTGAGCGGAGCAATGAGCGGCAAGATCTTTGCTGTCGATCTCAGGGCAAAGGATAATCCAGCGGTTGATCGTTACGTGCTTGCCGAACAGCTTCTTCAGTTTGGCTCTATTGTTGATAAATTTGCCGACATCTTCAGTGGTTTTGTCGCGCTGCTTCTGGTAGCGCTTCAGCGTTGGCAGTGGCTCTTCTGGGCTGTAGCACTGAAAGGCATGGCCAGTAAGGGTGTATGCCTCGAGGCCGTGATCGCCTCCCTTGTCAGGGACCACCACCAGGTCGGCACCGTGATGCATCCGAAGCACCTGAGTGCACAGGTCCTGCCATTCGGCGCCACTCAGGCCGATCAAGCCACTCATGCTCTGATCCACAAGCACGAAGCTAACTGCATGATGGGCGACTTGTCCCCGCTGTCAGCCAGATCAGTGGATCACTGTCCGGCTTTGTCCAGGTGCGGAACGTTACCCCTGACCTCCGTGGGGCGAGGGCTGCCCTCAGCGAGAGGCGGCTGCGATCCGAGGTTGGTCATGCCCCCAGAGGTCGTCAGCCTCACTGTGGCCCCTGCTGACCTGGTAGGACCGCTTCGAGGTCGGCACCAGGCTTACAAAGCGGGTGTCAGAAGTCTTGAGCCTGTCGGCGCTCGCTTGTCACCGACGGGAGCTCTACCTGCCAATGGCCTCGACTGCGTCGATGTGTGACACCACGCGCCGGAGGGCGACTGCAAGTTTGATCTCCTGGTGCGTCCGGCTCGTGATCGTCGATGTAGCTGCTCGCCAGCGCTCTACGCCAGGAGGCTCCGCGGCCTCAAAGAGTCGTCCCGCGAGGCGGTCAGCGAGATCGAACGCCCGGGAATCGAGCTCGCTGAGACGCTTCATGGCGTTGGCCAGTTCAGCATGCACCCGTGGCGACAGCCAGCGCAGTCCAAGGTCCTCGGCCTGCGGCCTGATGTCGTTGTCCAGCCGCGCCCAACACTGGATCAGCTGAGTTACCCACTGGTGCTTGCGGGCCGCGTCGCAGGCATATGTGCGTCTCCGCATCGCATCCAGCGCGTCCAGGTGCTCCCGCAGGATCCTCGCATCGGCCGTCCGCACTGCGGGGTCGTCGGGGACGTCTTGCTGAAGGAAGCGGCGTAGCTGCTCGTGAGCCATTCGTAGGTCTGGGAGGGCTTCCTCCACCTCAATCGTGTCGTCGCTGACGAAGCCCTCCATGAAGGTGTTTAGGAAGCGATCGACAGCCGCAGTGACTCGGCGGCGGCATTCCCGGCGGGCTCCCGCCTCGGCCTGGGCGTCAGCGAGATGCGAAAGCACGGCGAGCGCGAAGGGAACGCCAATTAGCAGACCTGTGAGGCTCGATAGCAGGTTGGTCAGGAATGCTCGGTTGTCCCACCAGCCGTTCGCATCCCCGATGATGCCCAGCGCCGCCATACTCAGCCCAAGCGGCACGGCAGTGCAGACCACCAGCCTGATCAGCCTTGGTGTCTCTCGCCACCACCACCTGATTCCCCCACGCACCACATTGCCTCCCCAGAATGTCCGTATGGCCATCGGCCAGCTTGCGGACTACAGCCCGTTCGTGGCCCACACCACCCGGGCCATTCTGTTGCCTCCCAGCCTCGTGAAGACCTGCTCGCTCTTGCTGCGAGCCAGGGGTGCTCGGTCATCTGGCCGGAGGGCAAGGGCTACAGCAGCACCACCCCGAGCATCTTCCCGTAGCGCCATGCGCCACCTCGCCGGTCGGCGGCCTATTCGTGGACGGGCGAGGAAGCACTTGCCATCCTCAACGCGTTGACCTGGTGAAACGCGCGAGCCTCACGAGGCCTCCGGAGCCGTTGCAGTACAGCTGTGAAGTACAGCAACCACCGCGACAGCATCCGATCAGCATCGGCCCCGATCACCCAGGCTGACGAGTCGAATCGAGCCGGGCGACTCCGCTCGGAACAGCACGAGGCAATGGCCGGTTCTCCCGTGGCGGCTCGTGTGCTGGGGTGGAGTCTTGTGCGCTCCGTAGTCCGCCGCAGGCTCGCGCGATCTATGCGGCGGCAGGCGGCTCCTCCTTGCCGTCCGCTGGAGGCGGCAGTTCGGGCTTCTTGAAACGTTGCCAAGCATCGCGCGCTCGTCCGGCGGAATCGATCACGTCTGGGAGCTGATCGAGCAGCCCCTTCAAGGCGAAGAGGCAGATCGAAGCCACGCCAGCGATGGCGAGAATGAAGAGGATGGCTGCGCCGTCCACCGATCCTTACCTTCCCTGTCATGGGTCGGACCGGGTGCGCAGGCAGCCTCGATCCGAACCCTCCGGTTCGGGTCGAGACACCTACGCTGACGTGTGCGCAAATGTTCTCGGGTGGGCTGCTATTCGTTCTCAGCCCGTCGTGCGGCAAGTAGTACTTAGCTCCGTCCGATCAGCCTGAGGTCCGACTCACGCCAGTAGCCCACGGCGGCTGCGAAAACGCCATGTCCAGTCAGGTTGAGCTGATCGGTAGTCCTGGTTCCGGCATATTTGCCAGTCGCCCAGGTGCGAAGGGCGTGATCGCCCCTCAAGCCACCATGCTAGCGCACGCCGGTGCGGTCGTCCTCAAGACCGAAGTAGGCCCCCACCCACTTGAGTTGGGGACCACTCTCGACACGTTGACCTGCTGAAGCGCGTGAAACGCGTGGGCCTCCGGAGCAGCGTGCGCAGGTTCGAATCCTGCCGCGCTGAAGCCGGACAGGCGATTCGCGAAAGTCACCGGAGCGGCTCATGTTCCCCCTGTTCAGCCTGCATGGGAAGGGAGGATGGAGAGAGGTGAGCGCGCGGCAGGGTGGAGTTCACCGGCAGCACGGTCGACTTGCGCCACGCGCGAGCGCACCAGATAGGGCAGCGTTCACCGGTCAACCACGGTCACAAGGCGAGGCTGGAACACGCACCGATTCGTGTCGTTTCCACAGGTCAACAGGTCTTTCCGCCAGAAGCGGCCGGTGATTCCCAAGCTCATGTTGTTGCTGCCTGGCGCCAAGGTATGTTGCGCACCATGCCCGATGCCCCGCCCACCTGTCCCGAGTGCGATCAGCCGTTGAAGGCTGGCGGCTTCGTCCTCTCCGGCCGGGAGGACGATGGCGCGCGAGCCTGCCGGATGCTGTGGCGGTGCTCCGGCCGGCACGTCTGGTGGAAGTGGGCGGACCGTCCGGACGACCCTCTGGAGCATTGCCCCCACCCCCAACTGTTCCGGTCCTGACATCTACGGCTGATATCAACGATGGCGCACAGCCGCGTCCCTGAGCGGCCCGGCACGGCAGCCGGAGCCCCAGGCACACGTGAGGCAGAGGGCCAGTGATCGAACTCCTAAAGCGGGTGTCGCAGTTCGGATTCTCCTCCCAGGCCGCAGCTTCGCCTTGTCCATTGCTATGCCACTCCGGCGCCATGGTTTGGTCGGCCTTCTCGCACTCAGTCAGAGCGGTGCCATGGCCAGCTCGCCGATCACCCGCAAGCCGACCTGCGCAGCCAGCCAAGGCGCACGTTCGGCCTCGACCTGTTTGACGTGGACGAACACGGTGTGAACGTCAGCGGGCTCATCCAGGTACAGGTCATGGGCATGGGCAGCCAGCGTGACGTACGCGCCCCTGGGCCCGCCCCGGCCGAGACTGACTTCTGGCGCTGCCGGCCATCCGTTGAAGTCCCAGCGGACCATCGCTGAAGCGCCTCCCGCGGCAGCCAGGAACACTTCCGCCATGTCGATCGGCCGAGACCAGTCGGACAAGAACACCGGTAGATAACTAGCGGCGGTTCCACCCTCGCGTGAAGAACCTGGCCTGTCGGGTCCATACGCCCACCAGTCAGCCTCCGGTACAACTTCGGCCAGCCTCTCCAACTCCATGGGCGTCCGAGCCACAGCCCCCAAGTCCACCTCGACGCTACTGGTGTCAGCCAGCTCCAGAAGCTGCCAGACCACTCGGAGCGCCTCAGCCAAGTCCCCGGTCCTCAGGATCGGCTGTGCGTACGAATTCGACATGCGCGCAGTGTGCCAGTACGTACCGCTCCCCCAGCCCTCGATGGCTTCCGAGGAACGCGGCGCGACAACGTGACGCACCAAGCACGAGAAGAGCTGGTCCGCTCCGGGTGTCATCGGCCCCGTGCCCTGGCGTGCCCGACGAGGCCGAGAACCACGGTCAATGGCGGGTGCTGGACCACACTGCCAGGCTTGGATCCAGCCCCCGTTGGGCCTGGTCAGGATCTAAGTCGGACGCAGAGGCGCGGTGATTCCCAAGCTCAGAGCACGTCGTGGAGTCAGCGCGATACGGTGCCATAGGTCTCGGAGCAGGGGGAAAGCATGGCTGATCGGTCCTGGTAGATGATGCGCGGTGAGACACACCTCGGCACTCTCACTCTCGACTACATCGACCAGCCATGGTTTTACTGCCACTTCGATGCCACGCCTGAGTGGGAAGCGGTGAGGCCCACCCTGGATGCCTGGACCGAGGCCACACTCGCCCGGAACGACCCCGACGAACTACGGATCGCCAGGGCCTGGCAAGCCGTCGACGCTCTCAAACTCACACTCGTTCCCATCCACGGCGGCGAGCGCGTCGACGAATTCCTGATCCACGTCGAGGATGACGAGGCACGCTTCCGCTACTGATGAGAGACGCCGGCCCACGGCCGCGAGGGACCTCCGCCCGGACGAGTTGCGGGCCCTCGGCCGGAATGAGCGGTGATTCCCAAGCTCATGTCGTTGCGTCCATGGCGCCAGGGTATGTTTCGCCCCATCCCCGAAGACCCGCCCATGTGCCCCGAGTGCGATCAGCCCTTGAAGACCGGCGGATTCGTCCTCTCCGGCCGGGAGGACGATGACGCGCGAGCCTGCCGCATGCTGTGGCGGTGCTCCGGCCAGCACGTCTGGTGGAAGTGGGCGGACCTTCCGGGTGACCGGTTGGAGGTCTGCCCGCACCCAGAGCTGTTCCGGTCCTGACATGCACGGCTGAGATCAACACCGACGCACAGCCGACCCCTGGGCGCCCCACCACGGCAGTCGGGGCCCAGGCGTACGTGAGGCTGAGGGTCAGCGATCGAACTTACAAAGCAGGTGTCGTCGACGGCACGCGTGCCAGATCGAGTGGGCGATCACGGTCGCTCTGAGCCCGTAGTTGCTCAAGCGCGTATCTGGTGGTTACCCGTGATGAGTCCCGAGATCACGCCGCATAGCGGTCCTCATCCCGAGCCACTTTTCCCAAAGGTCTAGCAGGTCAGCGCGAACGTCATCGAAGGTGCCCCCAGCATCGGCCGCTCCTATCTCGAGGCGCCTGATCCGGCGGAACGTCCGAGACAACCCGGAGAAGATGACCTCCATCTCGTCCAAAACCTCACCGGAGGCGACCATTTGTGCTTCGGCAACAGCTTCGACGTAGGAGCGTCGAGCCGCGTCGAGCTCTACGCGGTCCTGTTCCTGCAGACGATCCTCATGCAGAGCATGAAGGTAGTTCATCTGAACGATGCGGTACCAGCGGGCAGTTGCATTAACCGTCACGTAGCAGGTGCGCTTGTCTTTCAGCAAGGCACGGCGCTCGTCGTCCTCTCTCGCAAGCCTGGCGTGCGCGTCCTGTTGGTCAGCAAGCTCACGTTGCATCTGTGCGGTTAACCGCACACTTACGAGAGGCGCCAGCAGGGTCCCCAGGATGCCGGCCACTGCCACAAGTAACGGACTGATCAGACTCCCCATTCGTCCCCCACTTCGTCCGGAGAGTACGCCGGTCGTGACCAGGCATACAGCGCACCGCCGAGGGCGCAGGCCCAAGCAAGACAGACCATTCCTCGGCTCGATACCCGAGCTCAGTCATCGACATGCAGGGCATGTCCGCTCGGCCAGCTCCGCTCTGTCGAATACGTGTCGAAGCCGCCTTGCGTGAGCGACAGGGAGTGCGAAGTGCCAGTTCACAGCGGCTGCATGTCTGGGCGACTCCGCGCCTTCTAAGCGCTTGGCCGCAGGTTCGAGTCCTGCCGGGGGCGCACATTCGGCGCGACAGTTCGGCCCTCCTACCGGGCGGCCCTTTGTGCTGGTCAGGGGCGCCTTAACGGGGCGGGCGTAGAGGATGTGGAAACGCGGGAGCGCACCAGCGCCGGTCGGGGATTGGTCCGGCGCTGTCCGGCTGTCACCGTGTTTCTGCGGGTGGCTGCGGAGATTACGCGGTGACGTTTCCGGCCCGGGTCAGCCTGTCAGCCCTCCTCTGCCTGTGCGCTGAGCCTGTTCGGCACCGTGTCGCGACGCATCCGGCCGGTCGGTTTCCGGGACGCTGAAGGTAAAGACCATCCCCGCATGATGGCGCGTGCCGAACACGTCATCTTCGTTTTCCGTATGACGAGGGACCAAGGCACACCCGAACCCGCCCACCTGGCCGT
This portion of the Streptomyces sp. NBC_01750 genome encodes:
- a CDS encoding GntR family transcriptional regulator; translated protein: MAGIERPGPLYQQVAAAIRQGIADGEFPPGTPLPSEAQLIERYEVSRPTVRNAIAALRSEGLIEVRHGKGSFVKGAPTPPLTIERTVTRSGKTFTSELTKWTQAHEPTVYRTETTATTGPLLELAEGGALFGVDRVLIDPATGTRALHRVLIPFATAENTPPLADAPDTALEEIYTALTAAGHKLSWTETVRARMPQADERSVLELPDATPVIHTIRVTHGTDHRPLILEELRANGSQAQLTYRITADSPRTLRAVRN